A portion of the Chondrinema litorale genome contains these proteins:
- a CDS encoding YfhO family protein has translation MKQLKFSSILPYIISIIAFYLATLTYFYPELVDDKSLAQTDIVQFEGMSKRSVDYKKSHDGEQALWNDAMFSGLPDYLIATGVPEAALLTLKQITHGFISKKTSAHLLFMYMFCFWILLLSFDVNPWLALIGSLAFTFSSYNIINIEAGHVTKSWAIGYSALVLAGIHLIFRKKLLLGFAILALGLSLQIGAPHYQITFYLVFVCLAYSISELIFAVKNNEIHMFAKQAGIMVIAILLAFGTAVGRLWMVKEYTPYSMRGEKQLTSTDTESGEQKNEGLEKEYAFNWSQGKMETFTLLIPYFYGGSSGESLQAGSNVYDTISKLFGKQQADKLVGVGPVVPLYHGDQMFTAGPLYMGAIVCFLFILAMLTLPDRMRWWILAGAIISMMFAWGKNLSFFNYFLFDYFPGFNKFRSVSMALSMTMMLMPLAGILALQKLLETKLTDELKKNLFIAVGVTAGLALFFAVFGGMSSFNTAKDASFPQRLGVNDQNAADALIKALRDDRLAFMRKDAFRSAFLIVLAGAILYFTMLGKLSKNVALGILGVVMIGDVWLVGHRYLYPEMFKKNAVKQAHQKTPADDTILKDKDPHYRVLTLGSFSQEAQTSYYHKSLGGYFAAKMMRYNDLIERELYPEQNVIIGSLRGGKLPNFSETPAINMLNAKYIKYGNEANQVIENSKALGNAWFVSKVVEVSSADEAIAEVNSINPDQEAVINTSDFKTSKTNYSLDSAANIQLQSYSQREIIYTSENSKDGLAVFSEIHYPKGWTATIDGNEAEILRVNYVLRALEVPAGKHEIKFSFNPDSYVIGANITSISGILVAIIVVVALLFSGYKAFIKQD, from the coding sequence ATGAAGCAATTGAAATTTTCCAGTATACTTCCTTATATAATAAGCATTATTGCATTTTACCTTGCCACCCTTACTTACTTCTATCCTGAACTTGTAGATGATAAAAGCCTGGCACAAACTGATATTGTACAGTTTGAAGGTATGTCTAAGAGATCTGTTGATTACAAAAAATCGCACGATGGTGAACAGGCTCTTTGGAATGATGCTATGTTTTCTGGTTTACCAGATTATTTAATTGCTACTGGTGTTCCAGAAGCAGCTTTATTAACTCTAAAGCAAATTACTCATGGCTTTATCAGCAAAAAAACTTCTGCTCATTTGCTGTTTATGTACATGTTCTGCTTTTGGATATTGCTTTTAAGCTTTGATGTAAACCCGTGGTTGGCATTAATAGGCTCACTAGCATTTACTTTTTCCTCCTACAATATAATTAATATAGAAGCCGGGCACGTCACAAAATCGTGGGCAATTGGCTATTCTGCACTGGTCTTAGCTGGGATTCATCTCATTTTTAGAAAAAAATTATTACTAGGCTTTGCAATTCTCGCTCTCGGGCTTTCACTCCAAATTGGTGCACCTCACTATCAAATAACCTTTTATCTAGTATTTGTTTGCCTAGCTTATTCTATAAGCGAATTAATATTTGCTGTAAAAAATAATGAAATACACATGTTTGCCAAGCAAGCAGGTATTATGGTAATTGCTATTCTTCTTGCTTTCGGTACGGCCGTTGGTAGACTATGGATGGTGAAAGAATATACTCCATACTCTATGCGTGGTGAGAAGCAACTTACTTCAACAGACACAGAAAGTGGAGAACAGAAAAATGAAGGTTTAGAAAAAGAATATGCGTTTAATTGGAGTCAAGGTAAAATGGAAACCTTTACGCTTTTAATCCCATATTTTTATGGAGGTAGTAGTGGAGAATCTTTGCAAGCAGGCAGCAATGTTTATGATACCATATCCAAACTTTTTGGCAAACAACAGGCAGATAAATTGGTAGGTGTTGGGCCAGTTGTTCCATTATATCATGGTGATCAGATGTTTACAGCAGGTCCATTGTATATGGGAGCTATTGTCTGTTTTCTATTTATTTTAGCTATGCTAACTTTACCAGACAGAATGCGCTGGTGGATATTAGCAGGAGCAATTATTTCGATGATGTTCGCTTGGGGTAAAAACCTTTCCTTTTTCAATTACTTCTTATTTGATTACTTCCCTGGGTTTAACAAATTCCGTTCTGTATCGATGGCATTAAGTATGACCATGATGCTAATGCCTCTTGCAGGAATTCTTGCTTTACAAAAACTACTTGAGACAAAGCTAACTGATGAGCTTAAAAAGAACTTGTTTATAGCTGTCGGAGTAACAGCAGGCTTAGCACTATTCTTTGCGGTTTTTGGAGGAATGAGCTCATTTAACACCGCTAAAGATGCTAGCTTTCCACAGAGATTAGGAGTAAACGATCAAAATGCGGCTGATGCTTTAATTAAAGCACTTCGTGACGATCGACTTGCATTTATGAGAAAAGATGCTTTCCGTTCTGCATTTTTAATTGTACTTGCTGGTGCAATCTTGTATTTCACTATGCTTGGTAAATTAAGCAAAAATGTGGCATTAGGTATTCTAGGTGTTGTAATGATTGGTGATGTTTGGCTTGTAGGTCATCGTTACCTATATCCTGAAATGTTTAAGAAAAATGCTGTAAAACAGGCTCATCAAAAAACACCTGCAGACGATACCATTTTAAAAGATAAAGACCCACATTATAGGGTTTTAACATTAGGTAGTTTTAGCCAGGAAGCTCAAACTTCTTATTATCACAAATCACTAGGAGGTTATTTTGCTGCCAAAATGATGCGTTATAATGACCTTATAGAACGAGAGTTATATCCTGAGCAAAACGTGATTATCGGGTCTCTAAGAGGTGGAAAACTGCCTAATTTTTCAGAAACACCTGCCATCAATATGTTAAATGCGAAATACATTAAGTATGGAAATGAAGCTAATCAGGTAATTGAAAATTCAAAAGCTTTAGGAAATGCTTGGTTTGTAAGCAAAGTTGTAGAAGTAAGCTCTGCTGATGAAGCAATTGCTGAAGTAAACAGCATTAATCCCGATCAAGAGGCAGTTATCAACACATCTGATTTTAAAACAAGTAAAACAAATTACTCATTAGATAGTGCCGCTAATATTCAGTTGCAAAGTTATTCCCAAAGAGAAATCATTTATACAAGTGAAAATAGCAAAGATGGATTAGCTGTATTTTCTGAGATTCACTATCCTAAAGGATGGACAGCAACAATAGATGGAAATGAAGCTGAAATATTAAGAGTTAACTATGTATTGAGAGCACTTGAAGTTCCTGCTGGTAAACACGAAATTAAGTTTAGTTTTAATCCTGATTCTTATGTAATTGGAGCTAATATTACTTCTATTAGTGGAATTTTAGTAGCTATAATTGTAGTAGTAGCACTATTATTTTCAGGATATAAAGCCTTTATAAAACAAGACTAA
- a CDS encoding hydroxypyruvate isomerase family protein, which produces MKRRNFIRNSALGAVTAGISGGTILAKESSKRVKHSFNLKYAPHFGMFKNAAGEDLFDQLKFMADMGFKAIEDNGMKGRDKATQEKIAKQLDASGMEMGVFVAHNIYWNEPNLTSGDKDKREEFLKDIQDSVEVAKRVNAKWVTVVPGYVDLRKEMGYQTANVVESLRRACDILEPHGIVMVLEPLNFFNHPGMFLSKIPQGYEVCRAVNSPSCKILFDIYHQQITEGNIIPNIDLAWEEIGYFQIGDNPGRKEPTTGEINYKNIFKHVHEKGFDGIFGMEHGNSKSGKEGDMAVIDAYATVDKFM; this is translated from the coding sequence ATGAAAAGAAGAAATTTTATACGAAACAGTGCATTAGGAGCAGTTACAGCAGGTATTTCAGGAGGAACAATTCTAGCAAAAGAATCATCGAAAAGAGTAAAGCATAGTTTTAACTTAAAATATGCGCCTCATTTTGGCATGTTTAAAAATGCAGCAGGAGAAGATTTATTTGATCAGTTAAAATTTATGGCCGATATGGGCTTTAAAGCGATAGAAGACAATGGGATGAAGGGGCGTGATAAAGCAACTCAAGAAAAAATTGCAAAACAGCTCGACGCAAGTGGAATGGAGATGGGTGTATTTGTTGCACACAATATTTATTGGAATGAGCCAAACCTTACAAGCGGAGATAAAGATAAAAGAGAAGAATTTTTAAAAGATATACAAGATTCTGTAGAAGTTGCAAAGCGAGTTAATGCTAAATGGGTTACGGTTGTTCCAGGTTATGTAGATCTTAGAAAGGAAATGGGATACCAAACTGCTAATGTGGTAGAATCTTTAAGAAGAGCTTGCGATATTCTAGAACCGCATGGAATAGTAATGGTTTTGGAGCCACTTAATTTCTTTAATCATCCTGGAATGTTTTTGAGTAAAATACCTCAGGGATACGAAGTTTGTCGAGCTGTAAACAGTCCATCTTGTAAAATTTTGTTCGATATATACCACCAGCAGATCACAGAGGGCAATATTATTCCAAATATTGATTTGGCTTGGGAAGAAATCGGATATTTCCAAATAGGTGATAATCCGGGTAGAAAAGAGCCAACTACAGGAGAAATCAACTATAAAAATATTTTTAAACATGTACATGAAAAAGGATTTGATGGCATATTTGGAATGGAACATGGCAACTCAAAATCTGGAAAAGAAGGTGATATGGCAGTAATTGATGCTTATGCTACTGTTGATAAATTTATGTAA
- a CDS encoding lysylphosphatidylglycerol synthase transmembrane domain-containing protein — MEFSENTKKYFKLALKLSITSVALYFVFRKVDFQEIVKVFTTVQPWWLFLSFLSFNVSKIIASFRIKHFYEACGVSLSSLYNIKLHYLGMFYNLFLPGSIGGDGYKVYLLKKDNDTVKTKHLISGTLLDRLSGLAILFLLTCVFVYQSAFSEEIPYLNLLSIIGGVLVIPGFYIFCRILFPVFNAKFLVTLHLSVWVQLLQVACALTLLYSLGIFENLMDYLTLFEVSSVVAVLPFTAGGVGARELVFLYGTQYLNIEEASAVAFALLFFGITAATSFIGLFFSYDIDRIKTKESN, encoded by the coding sequence TTGGAATTTTCAGAAAATACAAAAAAATATTTCAAGCTTGCACTGAAGCTGTCTATTACTTCAGTTGCTCTGTATTTTGTATTCAGAAAGGTTGACTTTCAAGAAATAGTTAAGGTATTTACTACAGTACAACCGTGGTGGCTATTTCTTAGTTTTTTATCTTTCAACGTATCAAAAATAATTGCCTCGTTCCGTATAAAGCACTTCTATGAGGCCTGTGGAGTAAGCTTAAGCAGTCTTTATAATATTAAGCTACATTATCTTGGTATGTTTTATAATTTGTTTTTACCCGGTAGCATTGGAGGAGATGGTTATAAAGTTTATCTGCTTAAAAAAGACAATGATACAGTAAAAACAAAACATTTAATAAGCGGGACATTACTAGATCGCCTCAGTGGTTTAGCTATACTATTTTTGCTTACATGTGTATTTGTTTACCAAAGTGCCTTTTCAGAAGAAATTCCTTATTTGAATTTACTTTCTATAATTGGTGGCGTATTAGTTATTCCTGGCTTCTATATTTTTTGCAGAATACTTTTCCCTGTATTTAATGCTAAATTCTTGGTTACTCTACACCTTTCTGTATGGGTACAATTACTACAAGTTGCTTGTGCTTTAACCCTACTGTATTCATTAGGTATTTTTGAAAATCTAATGGATTACCTCACTCTGTTTGAGGTTTCGTCAGTTGTAGCAGTGCTTCCTTTTACAGCAGGAGGAGTTGGTGCTCGTGAACTTGTATTTCTTTATGGTACTCAATATTTAAATATTGAAGAAGCAAGTGCAGTTGCTTTTGCATTATTGTTCTTCGGAATTACAGCTGCTACCTCATTTATCGGATTGTTTTTCTCATATGATATTGATCGTATTAAGACCAAAGAAAGCAACTGA
- a CDS encoding DUF294 nucleotidyltransferase-like domain-containing protein — protein sequence MNDQLEFLKTVKPFDVLPDDVLLEVIDLLEDVYYSKEKVIYLQDESKMKGIEILVDGEFEAFFYDSGQNKRLIEKYGRGFCFGGISVLLNKKKSLRTVIAKKGTRVLFLHRNHFKALCQAYEDFFHYFTAEFGRLMLNDEYAHFVKPNTTREENFIASDQMYSRKIETIDPREVISCDSQTPIYEVARIMGEQKISCLFVKDQEEKIIGFVTDITLRDKVIAKLLDINLPILEVIDNPIVSIDDQAFVYEAILLMFQNKIRYLLIEKNGEVSGVISRNRLLSEQAQSPFVFIQSVKLALTVDELRQKWQKVPEIVFQLLNRGVKSEIVNQVITTVSDAIAFKVIETVIEEMGEPPAKFVFMVLGSEGRQEQTLKTDQDNAIIYEDKANEHREEVREYFLKFSEKVSGHLDYIGFSFCTGGFMAKNPKWTHSLSHWKRNYESWMDQSLPETVMNFSIFFDCRYIYGDETILEELKDFLYEKLDKPLDRFFYHMANIALQFEPPLTFFRNIRTFTQGSQQVFNIKKTMAPIVDLVRVYALKNKIFKTNTGERIEALREIGIFTEKQFHELMQAYYYLMGMRLKKQATQIRNDKAEPNNFIDPKSLTKIEQVTLKEVFKVIKDFQLKIKIEFTNSIFG from the coding sequence ATGAACGACCAATTAGAATTCCTGAAAACAGTAAAACCATTTGATGTATTGCCAGACGATGTTTTACTGGAAGTAATAGACCTACTTGAAGATGTATATTACTCAAAAGAAAAAGTAATATACCTTCAGGATGAATCTAAAATGAAGGGAATTGAAATTTTGGTTGACGGTGAGTTCGAAGCATTTTTTTACGACAGTGGTCAGAATAAAAGACTAATTGAAAAATATGGTAGAGGCTTTTGTTTTGGTGGCATATCTGTACTTTTAAATAAAAAAAAGTCTCTAAGAACTGTAATTGCTAAAAAAGGAACTCGTGTTCTTTTCCTCCACAGAAATCACTTTAAGGCGCTTTGCCAAGCTTACGAGGACTTCTTTCATTATTTTACTGCTGAATTTGGCAGACTGATGCTAAATGATGAATATGCCCATTTTGTAAAGCCAAATACAACTCGCGAAGAAAACTTTATTGCTTCTGATCAAATGTATTCTAGAAAAATAGAAACCATTGATCCACGAGAAGTTATCTCTTGCGATAGCCAAACTCCTATTTACGAAGTGGCTAGAATTATGGGCGAGCAAAAAATCAGTTGCTTGTTTGTAAAAGATCAAGAAGAAAAAATTATTGGTTTTGTAACTGATATTACCCTTAGAGATAAAGTAATAGCCAAGTTACTAGATATTAATTTGCCTATTCTTGAAGTAATAGACAACCCCATTGTTTCTATTGATGACCAAGCTTTTGTTTATGAGGCAATTTTATTAATGTTTCAAAATAAAATCAGATACTTATTAATAGAAAAAAATGGTGAAGTTAGTGGAGTAATAAGCAGGAATAGATTATTGAGTGAACAGGCACAGTCTCCATTTGTATTTATACAGTCGGTTAAACTTGCACTTACAGTAGATGAATTAAGGCAAAAGTGGCAGAAAGTACCTGAGATTGTTTTCCAGCTACTAAATAGAGGTGTAAAATCTGAGATTGTTAATCAAGTTATAACCACTGTTTCTGATGCCATAGCTTTTAAAGTAATTGAAACTGTGATAGAAGAAATGGGCGAACCACCTGCCAAATTTGTATTTATGGTTTTAGGTAGTGAAGGCAGACAGGAACAAACCCTTAAAACAGATCAAGATAATGCTATTATCTACGAAGACAAAGCAAATGAACACAGAGAAGAAGTAAGGGAATATTTCTTGAAATTTTCGGAGAAAGTATCTGGTCATTTAGATTACATAGGCTTTAGCTTTTGTACTGGCGGCTTTATGGCTAAAAATCCTAAGTGGACACATTCACTCTCTCACTGGAAAAGGAATTACGAAAGCTGGATGGATCAATCTTTACCAGAGACTGTAATGAACTTTTCTATTTTCTTTGATTGCAGATATATATATGGAGATGAAACAATTCTAGAAGAATTGAAAGATTTCCTTTATGAAAAGCTAGATAAACCTTTAGACAGGTTCTTCTATCATATGGCAAACATTGCTTTGCAGTTTGAACCACCTCTCACTTTTTTCAGAAACATTAGAACTTTTACACAAGGCTCTCAGCAGGTTTTTAACATTAAAAAAACCATGGCACCAATCGTAGACCTTGTTAGGGTTTATGCGCTAAAGAATAAGATTTTTAAAACGAATACAGGTGAACGCATTGAAGCTTTAAGAGAAATTGGGATTTTTACAGAAAAACAATTCCACGAATTAATGCAGGCTTATTATTATCTAATGGGTATGCGCCTCAAAAAACAAGCTACACAAATTAGAAATGATAAAGCAGAACCTAACAACTTCATAGACCCAAAAAGTCTCACCAAAATAGAACAGGTTACGCTAAAAGAGGTTTTTAAAGTTATTAAAGACTTTCAGTTGAAAATAAAAATAGAGTTTACTAACTCCATTTTCGGTTAA
- a CDS encoding zinc-dependent alcohol dehydrogenase family protein, with amino-acid sequence MKAAIFDTLGLPEDVLQIKDIPLPEPEKGQIRIKITCSNINPSDIMFVQGLYGIRPQLPSGAGFEGVGIVNKCGTNVQLKEGIRVSFTGIGSWAEYIIVNVNDAIPVPDSIPDEVACQLFVNPFAAFSLLHEANLQAGEFLLLTAGGSTFSQLVVQIAAQKGIKTICTVRKDIQIEQLKKLGAFAVINTETETLAKKVMELTENKGVSVCMDAVGGELAGKALQSLKRGGKVLVYGMLSLKESLIHNGLMIFKNLKIEGFWLSSWLREADKQTIQSVAAEVIQAFSSQTLKMHVEKQYTIDEIKEAVKTADSQGRKGKILISFK; translated from the coding sequence ATGAAAGCTGCAATTTTTGATACACTTGGACTTCCAGAAGATGTACTACAAATAAAAGACATTCCTCTACCTGAACCTGAAAAAGGGCAGATTAGAATTAAGATAACTTGTAGTAACATCAATCCTTCTGATATAATGTTTGTACAAGGTTTATATGGAATTAGACCTCAATTACCATCGGGAGCAGGTTTTGAAGGAGTTGGTATTGTTAATAAGTGTGGTACAAATGTTCAGTTAAAAGAAGGTATAAGAGTAAGTTTTACAGGCATTGGAAGTTGGGCTGAGTATATTATAGTAAATGTGAATGATGCTATTCCAGTACCTGATAGCATTCCAGACGAAGTTGCTTGCCAGCTTTTTGTAAACCCATTTGCAGCATTCTCTTTATTACATGAAGCTAACTTACAGGCTGGAGAATTTTTATTATTAACAGCTGGAGGATCTACATTTAGTCAGTTAGTTGTACAAATCGCAGCTCAAAAAGGCATTAAAACTATTTGTACTGTAAGAAAAGATATTCAAATTGAACAACTAAAAAAGCTAGGTGCATTTGCTGTAATCAATACAGAAACAGAAACTTTAGCAAAAAAAGTAATGGAGCTCACTGAGAACAAAGGAGTTTCTGTGTGTATGGATGCTGTTGGTGGAGAACTAGCTGGTAAAGCTTTGCAGAGTTTAAAAAGAGGAGGAAAAGTGCTTGTTTATGGCATGTTAAGTCTTAAAGAAAGTTTAATACACAATGGATTAATGATTTTTAAAAATCTAAAAATTGAAGGCTTCTGGTTATCTAGCTGGCTCAGAGAAGCAGATAAACAAACGATTCAATCTGTTGCTGCTGAAGTTATTCAAGCTTTCAGTTCGCAAACTTTAAAAATGCATGTTGAAAAACAATATACAATTGATGAAATTAAGGAAGCTGTTAAAACAGCAGATAGCCAAGGTAGAAAGGGCAAAATATTAATTTCTTTCAAATAG